The genomic interval CTTTTCTTCTGTGTCTGCAGTCTTTTCTACCGTATCTTTTAGTCTCTTTATTACTTTTATGAGAAACGCCGGTAACGGTACTCCGATTTTACTCACATTCTCAAGAATTGATATAAGCTCGTTTATCACAAACCATACAGTAACTATTATTCCAAATATGTAAGGCATTGTTATATTGATATTTATTTTAGTAAGGACCATTTGAATAATTAAATCTACAACAATTGCTACCCCTATAGCTAACAGATAGCAAACTTTTTTTATTATTCCGATAACACCTATACGACTGTTTAAGCATCCGTCCTTCCAGGCAGATACAATACCCGATATGTAATCCATTACCATAACCGTAGCAAGTAGCACTACGGGAACAAGCAGAGCATTAAAATATGCTGCTATTCCGCCTGCGAAGGTTGAAGCTAATATTTTTAAAATTGTACTTTTCATTTTTTATCTCCTTTTATTTGAATTATAAATTTTAAATAATTTAATTTTTTGATTTATTCTTCGCCTAATTTAGCACAAATCACACTATACATTATGTCTGCCATTTGCTCATATCCTTGCTTTTGTGGGTGAACGGCTTCGGTGGGAATATACTCCATCTGTGTTGCTCTCGGATTTACAGGAGTTTCAATTCTACCGAAATTATATTCGCTGTCATGACATTGAGTTAGTGGTACAAAATATAAATTTGTATAATCTTTAAGCGTGCTATGCAACAACTCAGCGGCTTGAATAATCTTATAGTCTAAACCGTATTTAAAGCGTCCTTTTTGAGATGCAAAACCATCGCTTGATGTT from Oscillospiraceae bacterium carries:
- a CDS encoding phage holin family protein, encoding MKSTILKILASTFAGGIAAYFNALLVPVVLLATVMVMDYISGIVSAWKDGCLNSRIGVIGIIKKVCYLLAIGVAIVVDLIIQMVLTKININITMPYIFGIIVTVWFVINELISILENVSKIGVPLPAFLIKVIKRLKDTVEKTADTEEKEN